The following are encoded in a window of Candidatus Niyogibacteria bacterium genomic DNA:
- a CDS encoding metal ABC transporter ATP-binding protein: protein METDLIKNKEILLEVKNLSVVLDRKTILSNISFSVGPGKILAVIGPNGAGKTILFRALLGLLPSTGEIKWKQGIKIGYAPQRFNIEKHLPLSVKEFFLLKAANFWFPPKKFLAQIAHKLKLVKLPDQILRESLGELSGGEFQRILIAWAMIDHPDVLLLDEPAAGIDLGFEETIYTLIHQIQDELGVTVLLISHDLNVVYRYAQQVLCLNQKMICHGLPREVLHPEELAKLYGEGAFYLHEKAVH from the coding sequence ATGGAAACTGATTTGATAAAAAACAAAGAAATTCTTTTGGAAGTAAAAAATCTTTCGGTTGTTCTTGACCGCAAAACCATTCTTAGCAACATATCTTTTTCCGTCGGACCGGGTAAAATTCTTGCGGTGATCGGCCCGAACGGAGCGGGAAAGACCATACTTTTCCGCGCGCTTTTAGGTCTTTTGCCTTCAACCGGAGAAATTAAATGGAAGCAGGGGATTAAGATTGGTTACGCGCCGCAGCGGTTTAACATTGAAAAACATCTTCCTTTGTCGGTTAAAGAATTTTTTCTTTTGAAAGCGGCGAATTTTTGGTTTCCGCCGAAAAAATTTCTCGCGCAAATCGCGCACAAACTCAAACTGGTCAAATTGCCTGATCAAATTTTGCGCGAAAGCTTAGGCGAACTTTCCGGCGGGGAATTTCAGCGAATTTTAATCGCTTGGGCGATGATTGACCATCCCGATGTTTTGTTGCTTGATGAGCCGGCGGCGGGGATTGATCTCGGATTTGAAGAAACAATTTATACGCTTATTCATCAGATTCAGGATGAACTTGGCGTGACCGTTCTTTTGATTTCTCACGATCTTAACGTCGTTTATCGTTACGCGCAACAAGTGCTTTGCCTTAATCAAAAAATGATTTGCCATGGTTTGCCCCGCGAAGTGCTGCATCCCGAGGAGCTCGCCAAGCTTTACGGCGAAGGCGCGTTTTATCTTCACGAAAAAGCCGTTCACTAA
- a CDS encoding metal ABC transporter permease — translation MEPQFFQSLLIALIVGFASGGIGAFIIIKRMALVGDAFSHVALPGIALALLYNIDPWWGVMSFLLIGAFIVWWLEGKTALPAEGLVGILFVASLATGILMIPDTEIIESLFGEFPLLSSLTLILFLGFAGVLAFLSYFLARRFIFIAVSEELASVNEIGNQYHLLFLIIFAFIVSLGIKLVGTLLMGALTIIPPLIAKNIGQTMKTYIVLSSAFGAAIAAGGAGFARYYGFLPGPTIVLLGVFVFIFSLLFTKTHFRERKHL, via the coding sequence ATGGAACCCCAATTTTTTCAATCTTTGCTTATCGCTTTGATCGTCGGCTTTGCTTCCGGCGGCATCGGCGCGTTTATAATTATTAAACGGATGGCGCTCGTGGGAGACGCTTTTTCCCATGTTGCGCTTCCCGGAATTGCCTTGGCTCTTTTATATAATATTGATCCCTGGTGGGGCGTGATGTCGTTTCTTTTGATTGGCGCGTTTATTGTCTGGTGGCTGGAAGGAAAGACGGCTTTACCCGCCGAAGGCTTAGTGGGAATTCTTTTTGTCGCAAGTTTAGCAACAGGAATTTTAATGATTCCCGATACCGAGATTATTGAATCGCTTTTTGGAGAGTTTCCTTTATTGTCTTCTTTGACGCTTATTTTATTTCTGGGTTTCGCGGGTGTCTTGGCTTTTCTTTCTTATTTTTTAGCGCGGCGCTTCATCTTCATCGCCGTTTCGGAAGAACTTGCCTCGGTCAATGAAATTGGCAACCAATATCATTTGCTGTTTTTGATTATTTTCGCTTTTATTGTTTCGCTCGGCATTAAGCTGGTCGGGACATTGCTGATGGGCGCTTTGACGATTATTCCTCCTTTGATTGCCAAAAATATCGGGCAGACCATGAAAACATACATTGTTTTATCAAGTGCGTTTGGCGCGGCCATTGCCGCCGGCGGCGCCGGGTTTGCCCGGTATTATGGATTTCTGCCCGGTCCGACCATTGTTTTACTCGGAGTTTTTGTTTTTATTTTTTCGCTTCTTTTTACCAAAACGCATTTTAGAGAAAGAAAACATTTATGA
- a CDS encoding radical SAM protein, whose product MYKTLSGPLVVQVEISAQCTNRCMHCYNFWREDDSLIDSQNMSAKVADQVIDKLINAKIFHVVFTGGEPLLNKRVLFRAIEKTKAANITVGINSNLIPLVSKDAERFKELGVANVLTSLMAPTAKSHDEIAQLNGAFEKTVRGIRLLQKARVSVMVNMVISQKNKHLLRETALFVKSLGIKHFSSTRAGCPGNCSDFSEMSLSLQDFRDYLAELHAVGKQEKISVGILESYPLCAIKEVRHYKSFIGRRCSAGVTTLTIASNGDVRPCSHLDVIYGNIFNENIDIVWGRMQEWRNGSLLPSECCSCKILTWCGGGCRMEAKMRNNSLTTADPYAVPHDAKYAASELARIEQEKPSSLPLMFQLNPKARWRNENFGAAVFVGQRFRCYLNAIAVKFLQSLRKNQLYQISDFNGKFEGDLEWFLKRLYNNQIIMKGGEDYGQGQEVGI is encoded by the coding sequence ATGTATAAGACATTAAGTGGGCCGCTTGTTGTACAGGTGGAAATTTCAGCGCAATGCACAAATCGTTGCATGCATTGCTATAATTTTTGGCGTGAAGATGATAGTTTAATTGACTCTCAAAATATGTCGGCTAAGGTAGCTGACCAAGTGATAGATAAATTGATTAATGCCAAGATATTTCATGTGGTTTTTACAGGCGGAGAGCCACTTCTCAACAAGCGCGTTTTGTTTCGGGCAATAGAAAAAACTAAGGCCGCAAATATTACGGTTGGAATTAATTCTAATCTAATCCCATTAGTCTCCAAAGACGCAGAGCGCTTTAAAGAATTAGGCGTTGCCAATGTGCTAACATCTCTCATGGCGCCAACAGCTAAAAGTCATGATGAAATAGCTCAATTGAACGGAGCGTTTGAAAAAACTGTCAGAGGTATACGGCTTTTACAAAAAGCGAGAGTTTCTGTAATGGTGAATATGGTTATTTCTCAGAAAAACAAACATCTTCTGAGAGAAACCGCTTTGTTTGTAAAGTCGTTGGGAATCAAACATTTCAGTTCTACGCGCGCCGGCTGTCCTGGTAATTGCAGCGATTTTAGCGAGATGTCATTAAGTTTGCAAGATTTCAGGGATTATCTTGCGGAATTACACGCTGTCGGTAAACAAGAAAAAATATCGGTCGGAATTCTTGAAAGTTATCCGCTTTGCGCAATAAAGGAGGTTAGGCATTACAAGTCCTTTATTGGTCGTCGTTGTTCGGCGGGAGTAACCACTCTTACAATTGCTTCAAACGGCGATGTTCGTCCTTGCTCTCATTTGGATGTTATTTACGGTAATATTTTTAACGAAAATATTGATATTGTCTGGGGTCGCATGCAAGAATGGCGAAATGGCAGTTTATTGCCTTCAGAATGTTGTTCTTGTAAAATTTTGACTTGGTGCGGCGGCGGCTGTCGCATGGAAGCAAAAATGCGCAACAATTCTCTCACAACAGCAGATCCTTATGCCGTGCCGCATGATGCTAAGTATGCCGCTTCAGAATTAGCAAGGATTGAACAAGAAAAACCATCTTCTTTGCCACTTATGTTTCAATTAAATCCAAAAGCAAGATGGCGAAATGAAAATTTCGGAGCAGCGGTATTTGTCGGACAACGTTTCCGATGTTATTTAAATGCTATTGCCGTCAAATTCCTTCAGAGTTTACGCAAAAATCAACTTTATCAAATTAGCGATTTTAATGGTAAGTTTGAAGGAGATTTGGAGTGGTTTTTAAAACGTCTTTACAATAACCAAATTATTATGAAAGGAGGCGAAGATTATGGACAAGGACAAGAAGTTGGGATTTGA